The following proteins are encoded in a genomic region of Polynucleobacter paludilacus:
- a CDS encoding peroxiredoxin translates to MSLRINDIAPNFKAKTTHGEIDFHHWIGDSYAILFSHPKDFTPVCTTELGYMAKIEEEFTKRNTKLIGLSIDPVENHSGWAKDIEETQGHAVKYPMIGDTDLAVAKLYNMLPAGDVASDGRTAATNATVRSVFIVGPDKKIKLTMTYPMTTGRNFNEILRALDSIQLTAKHKVATPVNWNHGDDVIIAGSVSDEDAKTLFPEGWKAPKPYLRIVKQPK, encoded by the coding sequence ATGTCCCTCAGAATTAATGATATTGCCCCAAACTTCAAAGCCAAGACTACCCATGGCGAGATCGACTTCCATCACTGGATCGGCGATTCTTATGCGATTTTGTTTTCTCATCCAAAAGATTTCACGCCGGTATGTACCACTGAATTGGGTTATATGGCGAAGATCGAGGAAGAGTTCACTAAGCGCAATACCAAGCTGATTGGTTTGTCGATTGATCCAGTTGAAAACCATAGTGGCTGGGCAAAAGATATTGAAGAGACCCAAGGCCATGCAGTCAAGTACCCCATGATTGGTGATACGGATTTAGCCGTTGCTAAGTTGTACAACATGTTGCCAGCGGGTGACGTGGCTTCTGATGGCAGAACTGCGGCAACAAATGCTACCGTGCGATCGGTATTCATTGTTGGTCCTGATAAGAAGATTAAGCTGACCATGACTTACCCAATGACTACTGGTCGTAACTTTAATGAGATTCTGCGCGCACTCGATTCGATTCAGTTGACTGCCAAACATAAAGTTGCTACACCTGTGAACTGGAATCATGGTGACGATGTCATCATCGCGGGCTCTGTTTCGGATGAGGATGCGAAGACTCTGTTTCCTGAGGGATGGAAAGCGCCAAAGCCTTATTTACGAATTGTGAAGCAGCCTAAGTAA
- the modA gene encoding molybdate ABC transporter substrate-binding protein has protein sequence MKSFLIGKCLGVLSFCLLLSNPISAQTTSVAVAANLKDAFAAINSAFIASGKPEMRITYGSSGNFASQIMNGAPFNVFISADESYPLELYRNGKTVDAGKVYAIGKLVMLTKNSSGIKLNTDKTELARVIAKANKIAIAKPELAPYGRAAVEYLKAVGLWDVAKDKLVYADNIGMATMFVSTGAADLGFTALSLAKSPELVKDTSYLVLEETSYTPIKQRMVLIKGAPPEASDLYQFMQSTQARQILIQNGYSLPGNQP, from the coding sequence ATGAAATCTTTTTTGATCGGCAAGTGCTTAGGGGTTTTGTCTTTTTGCTTACTGCTAAGTAATCCCATATCAGCACAAACCACTTCGGTAGCCGTCGCTGCTAATCTGAAAGATGCATTTGCTGCGATTAACAGTGCATTCATTGCTAGCGGCAAACCAGAAATGCGAATCACCTACGGCTCATCCGGTAACTTTGCCTCTCAAATCATGAATGGCGCTCCATTCAATGTCTTCATTTCTGCAGATGAAAGTTATCCACTTGAGCTTTATAGAAATGGCAAGACAGTCGATGCAGGTAAAGTCTATGCCATTGGTAAGTTAGTGATGTTGACCAAGAACTCTAGTGGCATCAAACTCAATACAGATAAAACTGAGCTAGCAAGAGTCATTGCTAAGGCCAATAAGATTGCGATTGCTAAGCCCGAGCTTGCACCTTATGGCAGAGCGGCAGTGGAGTATCTCAAGGCAGTAGGTCTTTGGGATGTTGCGAAAGATAAACTGGTCTATGCAGACAATATTGGCATGGCAACGATGTTTGTCTCGACTGGTGCCGCCGATCTGGGTTTTACCGCCTTATCACTCGCCAAGTCGCCTGAGCTTGTAAAAGATACGAGTTATCTAGTGCTTGAGGAAACCTCATATACCCCAATTAAACAAAGAATGGTCTTGATTAAGGGTGCGCCGCCAGAGGCCAGCGATCTTTACCAATTTATGCAATCTACTCAGGCAAGACAGATTCTGATCCAAAATGGCTATAGTCTGCCTGGTAATCAACCATAG